The sequence TCTAATGGTGCAGCTGGAGTTTTAGAGGTAGAGTAGgccgtccactaaccagaacaCCACCTGCCCTGTTCATCGgagtgtgaatgatgtgttaTAGAAACGACAAGGCTGTATGAATGTGACTTGtgctgtaaagagctttgagtggatGTTAAATCCTATATAAGCTCTATATAAATGCACTCTATTTGCTATATCTTTGAactttgaatgtttattttccaCTGCTTACTTTTTTAATACCAGGGATGACATCTGCATGTCCTGTGGAAGAGAAGTTGGATGAGAGCTGGTTTGCAGACTTTATGGATGATAGTGAAGCTTTTGTCCCAGAGGTTAAATCCAAGAAACCACGGTGAGAATAACACGAACAGCCACTCCAGGGTTTATTCAGATTAACAAAACTGATGTTTGAATACAACCACGAGCATATCTGATGATGATGTTCTACCTCCTACAGTAAGGTACCAGATCACGTGATCCTGTCTGGAGGGGCTAACAACCGCTACTGGGTGCTGGATGTTGAGGAGAGGCCTGGTCACAAAACACTGACCCTCACATGCTACAAATCTCTGCATCCAACTGAGACATGTCTGCTGAAAGATGGATGGTAATGATGCGTGTTAGGACGTCTGCTCCGGTGATACTGTCACTAACAACCTTATTTTCAATATAGCATCATTCTTTTCAATAAACTCCCCAGATAAATACACTTATCTGCTTCAATATGTATAAGAGCTCAATTAAAGTACAATGTTACTTTTTTCATACTTTTAGTCATACAAATGTAGTAACACATAAATGTTATGATGAATTTTCCAATTCATAAACGCATACATCCATGTGTACTATTTATCTTCGCTGATTGGTCTCCATTAAGCGTGTATGTAATAATGATCATTTGCCGGGTGTTCCCAGGGAGATGACGCCTGTTTGTTGCGGTGATGTGGTGCACCTGGAAGGCTGCTCCGGGGAGGGCTCCTGGGTGGTGGACCGGGAGCAGGGCTTCCTGGTTCTACTGCCTGATAGTCTGATCTCAGGCACCAGCATCTCCAGCTCCATCCGCTGCATGAGGCGAGCAGTGCTGAGCGATATGTTCAAGGTAAAAAGCTTTcaagaataattaaaaaagaaattctcAACTTCTATTTCAAACTCATCTTCCTTTTGAGCAATGTGTAATTTGTTATGTCCGAACATGAGCTATATAATTGTTGTATTATTCTTTGTTTCCCGTTGTATCTTGAAATGGacatcacacatgcacagtgtgaaagctcatatttttttcatgttatCATCACAAGGAATTTACTTGGATTACATGACATGTAGTGTTGATGGTGATTTATATACACTCCCCAATGCtttaatctttctctctctcattctttctgttttctgtgatgCAGAGTTTTGACGGTGGCTCAAAGCAGATGCTGAACGGCACAATAGTCCACGAGATCTTTCAGAGAGCAGCTACGGCTAAAGATTTTTCTTTGGACACTCTGACTAAGCTGGCGGACCAGGCGCTGCGTCGTCCTCAGTACCTGGGAGACATGTAAGTGTCATACCCTGCAGATCCCATTGGAATATAACGCTTGAACAGAGCGGTAAAGATTATAAGTAAACGAGAATAGGTTGGTTGAAAATGATATTCTCAGCATCAGTCTTGTTCCATAACATTTGtgttcttctgtctgtgtctccaggTACAGTATGGGTGTGAgtcaggaggagatgaagcagGAACTGCAAGATTATCTGCCCTCACTGGAACACTGGGCAAAGGAATACCTCAACTCTGCAACGCCAAAATCCATCAGTCTCAAAatgtatgtaaacacacacacacacacacacacacacacactgcagtagtCTACTTTGTTGTTTTACCCAATTCCCATATTAATCAGTGAGATAAATGTCATCAGAAATGAGACTTGTGATACTTTTAATATTTGCTTACAAAGTAAACGCATAAATCTGAATAAAGTTGTGTCAACTTAAAGAGCTGATTATCGGTTCATCTCTGTCTCCATGACTCCAGcccaagcagcagcagagctccaaGCAGGGACAAGGACTCTGCAGCGATGATCACGGTTACAGAGCTTGTAGATATAGAGGAGAACGTGTGGTCACCGAGATTTGGTCTGAAAGGGAAAATTGATGTGACGGCATGTGTTCGAATCCAAAGTCCAAGACGGGGCAATCACAGAACCCCGGAGGAGAAGACTTTGCCCTTGGAGCTGAAAACTGGACGGGAGTCGAACTCTATAGAGCATCGCAGTCAGGTTGGTGGACCCCCGTGTGTTCAGCTCGGGTAGATCTGCTCTAAGGCAGGTTTAAATCGATATAAGAGAATTCATTCAAAATCATTTAACCTGACTCGGTTATGgtttcaaaatgtgtttctgtgtgtttacaggtgaTTCTGTACACTCTGATGAGCAAAGAGAGATATAATCCCGAAGCCGGCCTCCTGCTCTACCTGAAGACTGGAAACGTTCACCCTGTAGTGCCCACTCGCATGGACAGCAGAGGTACACGTGTACACTTAAAGGATGTGCAAGTTGTGGACAATCAATTCACAATCATATTTTCTCAATTCTACTAAATAAGTTCAAAAGGTATCTGATGATCAATGATTGTtacaaagatggaaaaaaaacacccacaaacacacccacaccagAACTACTTCACCACTGAAAGTCCACTTTCAACTGAATTGAACCACATCACAATCGTGCACAATCCAAAGGAGAGTCCTGTCTTTTTAACTCAGCTTTCTTACTAAACCTCTCTGTTTATCACAGAGCTGGTGAAGTTGAGGAACACTTTGGTTCATCACATTCACAACTGTGTGGAGAGAGAAGCGAAGCAGAGTCGCCTGTCCAGACTTCCCGACAtcttgacagacagacaaacgtGCCAGTATTGTCCTCAGCAGAGAAACTGTGCATTATACGAGAGGTAAGACTTTTTGATCTCTCTTTGCCACcatggaagaggagagaaagtacTCAGGTGGCATAAGGTTAAAGCAGTTACAACTTCTTCTCTTATTGTCCCTCTTTTCTCCACACCTCTCTTTACCCGTCCTCCAGAGCGGTGGATAGCAGCTCCGCAGACGTCAGTGAGGATGTTGTGCGAGActtcctgcagcaggagacGGGTCATCTGACCGCACCGTATCTGAATTATTTTTCccactggctgctgctctgttgCCTTGAAGCTGCCACCATGGAGGCAAAGAATGGCCGAAAGCGTGTGTGGCTTCAGACGGTcgaggagaggtgagaaacTTTAAACGTGTACCCTCACGCAGTCCACcagctgctgttacaatgtCACAATGTATGAACCACAAACACTGTTTTCTTTCACTGTAATACCTAATTTATTTCGCTCCGTAAACTCTGACTTGTGCTTGTAGTGAGAAGAATGGCAGCTGTGTGGGGAGACTGCAACTCAGTGGTCCAGTGACCATCCAGGCTGAGGGAGTTTTCCTCCATCGCTTCCAGAGAAGTAGTGTCGCACCACAGCAGGGTTCGGTCAGCAGCGGCCCGGCCAGCGGGGATCGCATCGTGGTTAGTGACCTGGAAGGTCGTTTTGTTGGCTTGGCAACAGGATACATGTGTGAGGTCAGCAGGTCTCAGGTCAGCTGCACTCTGGACAGGTGAGACCAAATCGTCATATCGCTGGCCTCTGGAGTATTTCATCACAAAGACTATTCATGGTTTCTGAACTTTATTGACagctgttttgttgttgttgtgtgtttcacagaGACTTGTCACAGTTCAGTGGTGTGTTGTTTCGTTTGGACGTTGATGAGGGTGTAGTGGGCCTCAGTACTCACCTCACCAATCTCTCCAGACTGATGGAGAACTCTCAGGACAGGTCGGTACAGTCAATTCAAAAGTTGTGCATGTAGGTGATGGTGCAACAGGCTTATGTACTGGATAATAACTAAGCGCCAATTCTttgttgtgtgtaaaagtaCCTCTTGTACCACtgtttctttgaaaatgtaaagtgaTGTTCAACACACACGTCCGTCCGTTTGCAGTGATCGTCTGAGGGAGCTGGTTATTGACCTTCATCCTCCACAGTTTATCTCCAACCTCAGTTCAGTTCTGCCCAGAGAGGCCAAAGACACCGTGGCCAACATCCTCAAAGGTGCCGAAGCTTCTCTcttctgttttccttctccGCCTTTCTCATGTCTTTTTCAGGGGGGGCAATGATATAAATGAGCAGCTTCTTGGAAAGACATTTTGCTAAGATATGTAGTTTCTTACCTAAATCAATTGtaaaaaaactgcacaaaatcatattttctcatttaaacaCAACTTATTAGTTCAGTGGGAGACTAGATGATAGAACATTTCATATAATGATGATAGTGACTAAAATGATCATTGTAATATGTGTTGTTAAACTATTGAAAATGTTTAACAactatgaaaacactgaaatcttTCATTCATCATCACTATCTCATAAATATTGTCTGTTttacttatcttatcttgtaaGATGAAAGTACGAAGGAAGTGACAGTAACTACATTTAGCCcttaaactgaaataaatacagaggaGTCTTGAAACTGAGTCCATAGTGTTTCAGCTGCTGAAACACTTTCACAACTAATTTGATGATTGTCAGATTTTAAACACTCTAGATGTCTTTGTTGGGCGAATCAATAAGTAATGTGTAATTAAAGTGGGTGAATAAAGTCTTTAGTCTGTTATAAAGTCCCATTCATAATGCATTGAAACCACTACCACTATCCTTAGTGCATTTTGGATGatatttggttgtgtttgtgttaggaCTCAACAAACCCCAGAAGCAGGCTATGAAGAAGGTGTTGCTGTCTAAAGACTACACACTGATTGTTGGCATGCCTGGCACAGGCAAAACCACAACCATCTGCACCCTGGTAAATCCTCATCACCTGTAAACGTGACCTAAAtcctgattatttatttttttactccaTGTAAAACCAGAGCTGTTCTCTCCATAATTccctctgactctgtctctcagGTTCGCATCCTACATGCGTGTGGCTTCAGTGTGTTGCTGACCAGCTACACCCACTCTGCAGTGGACAACATCCTGCTGAAGCTGAAGCGTTTCCGAATCGGGTTTCTGCGTCTTGGACAGGGCCAGAAGGTTCGCTGTTGTAATGTGTCAAAATATTGAATTATCAGTTATAATAATCTGTATTTATGAAATATTAAGCAATAACAATTAACTGTATTATCCCCTCTCCGTGACCCTTCCTCAGCTTTATTTCGGACTTGCTCtgatttctgttctgttttcttcCACCTGCTCCAGGTTCATCCAGATATTCTGCCCTACACAGAGGAAATTGCCAGGAAGACAGGAATTCATTCTCCCTCAGACTTGGAGCAGCTCTACAACAAGGAGGTGAAGAAATAGTTAAACAATGCAatcacctttttatttatttagaatttatttttaGGATATTCACAGCTGATTACAATGTTTTTCCCACCTAAAGACGTTTGACTGAACATAAAATGAGTAAATGTCTTCCGATTCAATACcaatcccctctctctctagttGATAGTGGGGACCACCTGTATGGGCATCAAGCATCCCATTTTCACACGTCGGCGGTTTGATTTCTGCATCGTAGACGAGGCGTCGCAGATCAGCCAGCCCATCTGTCTGGGACCCCTGTTTTACGCCAAGAGATTTGTCCTGGTTGGAGATCACCAACAACTGCCGCCAATAGTGCAGAACCAAGAAGCGAGGTAaagggtgtgtatgtgtgtgtaaatcataGATGTAACAGAGGTGtattttgatttgtgtttccTACCAGCAAAAgcttattatcatcatcatttacaAGTTCGgtcatttcttatttctttctcCAGGTCACTTGGGATGGATGAAAGTCTATTTAAGCGACTGGAGCTCCACAGTGAAGCAGTGGTTCACCTCAATGTACAGTACCGGATGAACAGGTAAGGCTACTGTATGGGTGTCTAGTCTTTGTCTGGTTTATTATGATCCATAAAACCACTCAAATGGCTATTTCACAACCATTTACTGCTAATATTATCGATACAGAAGTAAGTGGAGCTACTGTTAACTTCATTATGAACCTGTATTAAGGGTTAAAAGTATTTCCACTTCATGATAAATGATTAgtactgtgtttgtttcaggcAGATAATGTCTCTCAGTAACTCCCTGATGTACGAAGGCCGTCTGGAGTGTGGATCAGAGAGGACGGCCTCGGCTCTGCTCActctgcccttcctgctctccGTCCAGTCGGAGCTTGATTCCTTCTCTCAGACTCATCCACAGCATGACCTGGCTTGGATACAGGCCACTTTGTTGCCTGGCAACCCCGTTTACTTCCTTGACTGCTCAATGGTTGGTTGAAAATAGAGAACGTGTTTCAACCagtagtttgttgttgtttttttaaatgtgttgtgttgagatAGAAATTATTCTGTTTAAAGTAAAAGACTATGATGTTAGAATTGAAGATTTAAACTGAGTGAAAGTGCTGCTCGTCTACAACTGTCTGAGCCTGATGGTAATCTAACCccaatggaaatggaaataagTAACACCTCACAGCTTAGTTAGAAATCTGACATTTCTCAGTTTGAGTTgcaaaatacatattttgacaATTATGTTCTACTGATGCTGACTACATGACATGTTTGTTCTACGTTTTTTTACAT comes from Platichthys flesus chromosome 1, fPlaFle2.1, whole genome shotgun sequence and encodes:
- the dna2 gene encoding DNA replication ATP-dependent helicase/nuclease DNA2 translates to MNRTRLKKTKVTLGGQKNISSFFSSEPQKGESLSSSISITAFAKTEPQIKNDGTARVRLHSPVKRCILGDLENLLPSSPDFLFSVPETPTSQIRLASSSPSREAGRLSSLPSRDATSLGNTGQLSPICLSPHPKGQNMRGTKREEGCSGSIKRLFSPPEESHNAKRPRTIISPTGSNLTRTLIGHGRMPHFSSDQSERSEGQCRGTGVVFNDSRHSTVSLKSVSCHRKHLEERDEAEKDSGFTVITEQKDTEAKTTGNPHTGLDKDTLTLTTAVHKPSAPAPQAEATRTAMTSPNGDRGPSSNQDQAEGMTSACPVEEKLDESWFADFMDDSEAFVPEVKSKKPRKVPDHVILSGGANNRYWVLDVEERPGHKTLTLTCYKSLHPTETCLLKDGWEMTPVCCGDVVHLEGCSGEGSWVVDREQGFLVLLPDSLISGTSISSSIRCMRRAVLSDMFKSFDGGSKQMLNGTIVHEIFQRAATAKDFSLDTLTKLADQALRRPQYLGDMYSMGVSQEEMKQELQDYLPSLEHWAKEYLNSATPKSISLKIPSSSRAPSRDKDSAAMITVTELVDIEENVWSPRFGLKGKIDVTACVRIQSPRRGNHRTPEEKTLPLELKTGRESNSIEHRSQVILYTLMSKERYNPEAGLLLYLKTGNVHPVVPTRMDSRELVKLRNTLVHHIHNCVEREAKQSRLSRLPDILTDRQTCQYCPQQRNCALYERAVDSSSADVSEDVVRDFLQQETGHLTAPYLNYFSHWLLLCCLEAATMEAKNGRKRVWLQTVEESEKNGSCVGRLQLSGPVTIQAEGVFLHRFQRSSVAPQQGSVSSGPASGDRIVVSDLEGRFVGLATGYMCEVSRSQVSCTLDRDLSQFSGVLFRLDVDEGVVGLSTHLTNLSRLMENSQDSDRLRELVIDLHPPQFISNLSSVLPREAKDTVANILKGLNKPQKQAMKKVLLSKDYTLIVGMPGTGKTTTICTLVRILHACGFSVLLTSYTHSAVDNILLKLKRFRIGFLRLGQGQKVHPDILPYTEEIARKTGIHSPSDLEQLYNKELIVGTTCMGIKHPIFTRRRFDFCIVDEASQISQPICLGPLFYAKRFVLVGDHQQLPPIVQNQEARSLGMDESLFKRLELHSEAVVHLNVQYRMNRQIMSLSNSLMYEGRLECGSERTASALLTLPFLLSVQSELDSFSQTHPQHDLAWIQATLLPGNPVYFLDCSMVPALESVEQGGVSNHNEAALIHMLLSLFIKAGCKPSDIGVIAPYRQQLKSISALLLSPAFTGVEVNTVDKYQGRDKGLIVFSFVRSTTEEGNLGELLKDWRRLNVAITRAKHKLLMVGSATTLRRYAPVEKLLSHLQQENMIIKLPPAAHKALPSMHL